In Oryza sativa Japonica Group chromosome 2, ASM3414082v1, the following are encoded in one genomic region:
- the LOC9267910 gene encoding uncharacterized protein isoform X2, with amino-acid sequence MALDNYHSYYVDDHFVLPPPPPPQLDWDWDQLQLHTLGGGGGDAAQDGIHGAFLPAMLGLESPESSSSEASSGYLQDAVAHWSDRCNKRQRMAEAAAPPRRPAAAAANEDLHCLLQSFWDSSSSGGEGGLMHELNIMIPESGSFVSGDEDDASGWEQEQRGPISAAAAAATSAVQVPAAQGGGGGEAADPILHNHNSSPATSRTTTGQGAAQQLQLQKATSAAGAGHAAAAAGRPGRRGNYSCEEHVIVGKQQQQPSPSSRAASASSPRRSSSLTGEGRRRGTRACCTRLQLSSRWG; translated from the exons ATGGCCCTAGACAACTACCACTCCTACTACGTCGACGACCACTTcgtgctgcctcctcctcctcctcctcagctggattgggattgggatcaGCTACAGCTGCACAcacttggaggaggaggaggagacgccgCCCAAGATGGCATTCATGGCGCCTTTCTTCCGGCCATGC TAGGTTTGGAGTCgccggagtcgtcgtcgtcggaggcgTCCAGTGGCTACCTGCAAGACGCCGTCGCGCACTGGAGCGACCGTTGCAATAAGCGGCAGAggatggcggaggcggcggcgccgcctcgacggccagcggcggcggcggcgaacgaggACCTGCACTGCCTTCTTCAG AGCTTCTGGGAttccagcagcagcggcggcgaggggggtcTCATGCATGAATTGAATATCATGATCCCGGAGAGCGGCAGTTTTGTCTCAG GAGATGAGGACGACGCATCGGGTTGGGAGCAGGAGCAGAGGGGCCCGAtcagcgcagcagcagcagcagcaacatcagCAGTGCAGGTGCCAGCGGcgcagggaggaggaggaggagaggcagcTGATCCCATCCTCCACAACCACAACTCCTCGCCCGCCACCTCTCGCACCACCACCGGGCAAGGCGCTGCGCAGCAACTGCAGCTGCAAAAGGCAACTAGTGCAGCAGGCGCGGGCcacgcagcggcagcggcagggcgGCCAGGGCGCCGCGGCAATTACTCCTGCGAGGAGCACGTCATCGTGggcaaacagcagcagcagccatcgCCGTCCTCTCGtgccgcctccgcgtcgtcgcctcgtcgctcctcgtcgctgacaggtgag GGAAGGAGAAGAGGGACACGGGCGTGCTGTACCCGTTTGCAGTTGTCAAGCCGCTGGGGttag
- the LOC4330878 gene encoding uncharacterized protein: MATAEKKRPRSRSGGGGGGGVEKRPSRKQILGRKKAVEELIRKAVAVKDHLAQFPDFHKYQRNGLLVYLESGHGNQLPLSTRKYIQNLLKVNMEGQYGPEWPSEEKIKRREMVAPEARYIFVRQSSNAITTQNIMKQDSGLEFTHEACNEDRLIGFVHYRFVLEEDVPVVYVYELQMVPSAQGKGLGKFLMELIELIACKSQMGAVMLTVQKANNLAMAFYKKLRYVISSTSPSRVDPLIGLEKNYEILCKACESEAKSKLEEGN; the protein is encoded by the exons atggcgacggcggagaaAAAGAGGCCTCGGagcagaagcggcggcggcggcggcggcggcgtggagaagAGGCCGAGCAGGAAGCAG ATATTGGGGAGAAAGAAGGCTGTTGAAGAACTTATCAGGAAAGCTGTAGCCGTGAAGGATCATCTAGCGCAATTTCCTGATTTTCATAAGTATCAGAGAAATG GTCTTTTGGTCTACTTGGAGTCTGGACATGGAAATCAACTTCCATTATCAACAAGGAAGTACATCCAAAATCTTCTCAAG GTTAACATGGAGGGACAATATGGGCCAGAATGGCCTTCAGAAGAGAAAATTAAGCGCCGGGAAATGGTTGCCCCAGAAGCACGATATATCTTTGTCCGGCAATCTTCAAATGCCATTACCACCCAAAATATTATGAAGCAAGATTCCGGGCTAGAATTTACACATGAAGCATGTAATGAAGATCGCTTGATTGGTTTTGTACACTACAGATTTGTTTTGGAAGAAGATGTTCCTGTTGTTTATGTCTATGAGTTACAGATGGTGCCTTCTGCACAGGGGAAGGGGCTGGGAAAATTTCTAATGGAATTGATTGAACTTATAGCTTGTAAG AGCCAAATGGGAGCAGTGATGCTAACTGTTCAGAAAGCTAACAACCTTGCTATGGCTTTCTACAAGAAGTTGAG ATATGTAATATCCAGTACTTCGCCATCACGAGTAGATCCACTG ATTGGGCTTGAAAAAAACTATGAGATTTTGTGCAAGGCATGTGAATCTGAAGCTAAGTCCAAATTAGAG GAAGGCAACTGA
- the LOC107277523 gene encoding uncharacterized protein: MLSTSNRSLSLPLTPVCTTFAGGEEDGAFTEKQRKYPIKMRRRICASCGLRRTEHRADAGVGDEHHLPPRKRLLLRRGCAKEEEPQPEPEEEVETWSGDAIIVTRGKRAPRKKRDNAP; the protein is encoded by the coding sequence ATGTTGAGCACGAGCAATAGGTCGCTCTCGCTTCCTTTGACCCCTGTGTGCACGACGTTcgccggtggcgaggaggacggcgcgtTCACGGAGAAACAGCGCAAGTATCCCATCAAGATGAGGCGGCGCATATGCGCGAGCTGCGGGCTGCGCCGCACGGAGcaccgcgccgacgccggcgtcggggacgagcaccacctgccgccgcGCAAGCGTCTCCTGCTCAGGCGCGGATGTGCAAAAGAGGAGGAGCCgcagccggagccggaggaggaggtggagaccTGGAGCGGCGACGCGATCATCGTCACAAGGGGGAAGAGAGCCCCGCGGAAGAAGCGCGACAACGCGCCTTGA
- the LOC9267910 gene encoding uncharacterized protein isoform X1, translating to MALDNYHSYYVDDHFVLPPPPPPQLDWDWDQLQLHTLGGGGGDAAQDGIHGAFLPAMLGLESPESSSSEASSGYLQDAVAHWSDRCNKRQRMAEAAAPPRRPAAAAANEDLHCLLQSFWDSSSSGGEGGLMHELNIMIPESGSFVSGDEDDASGWEQEQRGPISAAAAAATSAVQVPAAQGGGGGEAADPILHNHNSSPATSRTTTGQGAAQQLQLQKATSAAGAGHAAAAAGRPGRRGNYSCEEHVIVGKQQQQPSPSSRAASASSPRRSSSLTGKEKRDTGVLYPFAVVKPLGLEGGGAATLNDVNQRILKRPARPVRHPVGQFACSPAVYAHGLGLSGKAVVSLTRIRTAGKGTITIIRTRG from the exons ATGGCCCTAGACAACTACCACTCCTACTACGTCGACGACCACTTcgtgctgcctcctcctcctcctcctcagctggattgggattgggatcaGCTACAGCTGCACAcacttggaggaggaggaggagacgccgCCCAAGATGGCATTCATGGCGCCTTTCTTCCGGCCATGC TAGGTTTGGAGTCgccggagtcgtcgtcgtcggaggcgTCCAGTGGCTACCTGCAAGACGCCGTCGCGCACTGGAGCGACCGTTGCAATAAGCGGCAGAggatggcggaggcggcggcgccgcctcgacggccagcggcggcggcggcgaacgaggACCTGCACTGCCTTCTTCAG AGCTTCTGGGAttccagcagcagcggcggcgaggggggtcTCATGCATGAATTGAATATCATGATCCCGGAGAGCGGCAGTTTTGTCTCAG GAGATGAGGACGACGCATCGGGTTGGGAGCAGGAGCAGAGGGGCCCGAtcagcgcagcagcagcagcagcaacatcagCAGTGCAGGTGCCAGCGGcgcagggaggaggaggaggagaggcagcTGATCCCATCCTCCACAACCACAACTCCTCGCCCGCCACCTCTCGCACCACCACCGGGCAAGGCGCTGCGCAGCAACTGCAGCTGCAAAAGGCAACTAGTGCAGCAGGCGCGGGCcacgcagcggcagcggcagggcgGCCAGGGCGCCGCGGCAATTACTCCTGCGAGGAGCACGTCATCGTGggcaaacagcagcagcagccatcgCCGTCCTCTCGtgccgcctccgcgtcgtcgcctcgtcgctcctcgtcgctgacag GGAAGGAGAAGAGGGACACGGGCGTGCTGTACCCGTTTGCAGTTGTCAAGCCGCTGGGGttagaaggcggcggcgcggcgacgctgAACGACGTCAACCAGAGGATCCTGAAGCGGCCAGCCAGGCCGGTCCGGCACCCAGTCGGCCAGTTCGCGTGCAGCCCTGCTGTGTACGCTCATGGACTAGGCCTGTCCGGCAAAGCAGTTGTTAGCCTCACAAGGATCAGGACGGCAGGAAAGGGCACCATAACCATCATCAGAACGAGAGGGTGA
- the LOC4330879 gene encoding uncharacterized protein — translation MEPSPEIPPPPPAFAAGGEGDPHAPTTAAARSSSSSSLFPLFPLSAPEESSAPAAGSQWLSNPSFSFDASSLNIPATASSSVPPPLSASSDEEEAPRPAPAKYDLLPYSPSPPASDEERRDRRKDRKRRKRRREKERYNSAEASRKPGVRAWAGSETKLAKDYYFDAKGDQDNLAFGSIYRMDIARYKSQNMPEARGLKRLLFHNLGVSVHMGHESDLDGLNSKARAGGRYYSAKYAVVERNKGFKHLKVLKKDNSAILPEDFIPLGIPSLPENNTTGEQELEESWEDEILRRTREFNKMSREFPHNEKIWLDFARFQDKVASTQPQKAARLQTTERKISILEKAVELNPDNEELLLYLLKAYGERDSTQNLLDKWEQILMKHPDSCKLWKQYLLLCQGEFSRFKVSDLRKSYAYAVQALSAACTKLCRQDTQYDRLEPKYSSLIHLELGLVDIFVNLCRFEWHTGHRELATALFQAQIEFSLFSPPLHLTTSSKQRLFEHFWNNGGARIGEDGALGWSRWLAKDEESRQNIDIQENTQETERGGWSGWFDPSLRTNSETSKVEPSTSDGNDAENPDDEDPSAQEDVESLLKKLGIDGDADYNSEVKDPKTWNRWSFMELSRDNEQWMPLHEKLGSLYSDDAPTGEDNDQLSRVILFEDITEFLFSLSSEEARFSLICQFIDFYGGKISRWTSTNSSSWIDRNLSLEMITDDIQEDLSTVSNLIDKNQTSVHNKMVSLLGTMHEFSQRPGTAKFLKNAILLFLDVFPRNHILEEAVLVTPQIHTAQEKYLATPATASRALAKNLLKKDRQDLLLCGIYGRIEAMNGDFVKARHIFDLALSTSQGASEDLRKKVPILYFWYAEMELAIYASRNNSDSVDRAIHVLSCLGDKAKYASFDGSISRPQVLKARQGFKEQIRSLRSSFASDGMKEESVALICSASLFESMTSGFASGLEVIEETFYMTPSENNHSLEFEELWMHYIKQLQKNLNQLSLSRVWPKISQGIQTYPYNPKSYAAMLTLGCLYSVSNNLRLTLDKFNQRDPSIIGLLFALSFELCKAGSDNRIHNLFERALTDDKLQKSVLLWRCYLAYEAEIACNASAARRVFFRAIHACPWSKRLWLDGFEKLSSILTLKELSDLQEVMRDKELHIRTDIYEILLQDETDT, via the exons ATGGAGCCATCGCCGGAgattccgccgccgccacccgccttcgccgccggcggagaAGGCGATCCGCATGCTCCCACCacagccgccgcccgctcctcctcctcctcctctctattTCCTCTCTTCCCCCTCTCGGCGCCCGAGGAATCCTCCGCCCCCGCGGCGGGGTCCCAGTGGCTCTCAAACCCTAGCTTCTCCTTCGACGCCTCCTCCCTCAACATCCCCGCCACTGCCTCCTCATCCGTACCGCCGCCGCTAAGCGCCTCGTCGGACGAAGAGGAGGCGCCACGGCCCGCACCTGCTAAGTATGACCTGCTGCCCTACTCACCGTCGCCTCCGGCCTCCGACGAGGAGAGGAGGGACAGACGGAAGGataggaagaggaggaagcggAGGCGGGAGAAGGAGCGGTACAATAGCGCGGAAGCCTCGCGAAAGCCGGGGGTTCGCGCTTGGGCTGGGTCGGAGACGAAGTTGGCTAAGGATTACTACTTCGACGCCAAGGGCGACCAGGATAACTTGGCGTTTGGATCGATATACAG AATGGATATTGCACGCTACAAGTCTCAAAACATGCCAGAGGCACGTGGTCTAAAACGGCTTTTGTTTCATAACTTGGGTGTCTCGGTACATATGGGTCATGAGTCAGATTTAGATGGACTGAATAGCAAAGCAAGAGCTGGAGGTCGCTACTACTCGGCGAAATATGCAGTTGTAGAAAGAAATAAGGGTTTCAAACACCTAAAAGTATTGAAAAAGGATAACTCTGCAATTCTCCCAGAAGATTTTATCCCCCTAGGGATACCATCTCTTCCTGAAAATAACACTACTGGGGAACAGGAACTTGAAGAATCTTGGGAAGATGAAATACTTCGGAGGACACGAGAATTCAACAAGATGTCTCGGGAGTTCCCTCACAATGAGAAAATTTGGTTGGACTTTGCCCGATTCCAG GATAAAGTTGCCAGTACTCAACCTCAGAAAGCAGCCCGTTTGCAAACAACTGAAAGAAAAATTAGTATATTGGAAAAAGCTGTAGAGCTTAATCCAGATAATGAAGAATTATTGCTTTATCTTCTGAAGGCATATGGTGAGAGGGATAGCACCCAGAATCTCCTGGATAAATGGGAGCAGATACTCATGAAACACCCGGATAGTTGTAAGTTGTGGAAACAGTATCTACTTCTGTGTCAAGGGGAATTCTCCAGATTCAAAGTATCTGACCTACGGAAGTCTTACGCTTATGCAGTACAGGCTTTATCTGCAGCTTGTACTAAGCTATGTAGGCAG GATACACAATATGATCGTCTCGAACCTAAGTATTCTTCCTTAATTCATCTTGAACTCGGTCTAGTGGAtatatttgtgaatttgtgTCGGTTCGAATGGCATACTGGACATCGGGAATTAGCAACTGCACTATTTCAGGCTCAAATAGAATTTAGTTTATTCTCCCCTCCCCTTCATCTGACCACAAGCAGTAAGCAAAGACTCTTTGAGCACTTCTGGAACAATGGTGGTGCTAGAATCGGAGAAGATGGGGCTCTTGGATGGTCCAGATGGTTGGCAAAAGATGAGGAGAGTAGACAAAATATAGATATACAAGAAAATACCCAAGAAACTGAAAGGGGTGGTTGGAGTGGTTGGTTTGATCCTTCTCTAAGGACTAATAGTGAAACAAGCAAAGTGGAACCATCGACATCTGATGGAAATGATGCAGAAAATCCAGATGATGAGGACCCATCTGCACAAGAAGATGTTGAATCTTTGCTGAAAAAGCTTGGGATTGATGGAGATGCTGATTACAATAGTGAAGTTAAAGATCCAAAAACGTGGAATAGATGGTCATTTATGGAGTTATCAAGGGATAATGAACAATGGATGCCTCTTCATGAAAAACTTG GATCACTTTATTCTGATGATGCTCCAACTGGAGAAGACAATGATCAGCTTTCCAGAGTAATTTTGTTTGAGGATATAACTGAGTTCCTGTTCTCTCTATCTTCTGAAGAGGCTCGCTTTTCTTTGATATGCCAATTCATTGATTTCTATGGTGGAAAAATTTCTAGATG GACATCCACCAACAGTTCAAGTTGGATTGATAGGAATTTGAGCCTAGAGATGATTACAGATGACATTCAGGAAGATCTTAGTACGGTGTCTAACCTTATAGACAAGAACCAAACTTCAGTTCATAATAAAATGGTGTCATTGTTAGGAACTATGCATGAATTTTCTCAAAGGCCTGGCACTGCGAAATTTCTGAAAAATGCAATATTGCTTTTCCTTGATGTATTCCCTCGTAATCATATCCTGGAGGAAGCTGTTCTTGTTACCCCCCAAATTCATACAGCTCAAGAAAAATATCTGGCTACTCCAGCCACCGCATCCCGGGCTTTGGCCAAAAATCTATTGAAGAAAGACAGACAG GATCTTTTGCTTTGTGGAATATATGGACGAATTGAGGCTATGAATGGGGACTTTGTCAAAGCAAGGCATATATTCGACTTGGCACTATCAACTTCTCAAGGAGCTTCAGAG GATCTCAGGAAGAAGGTTCCTATTCTTTATTTTTGGTATGCTGAGATGGAGCTAGCAATATATGCTTCAAGAAACAATTCTGACTCTGTGGATCGTGCAATCCACGTTCTGTCCTGCTTAGGGGACAAGGCGAAGTATGCTTCTTTTGATGGGTCTATATCACGACCTCAGGTGTTAAAGGCTCGTCAAGGATTTAAAGAGCAGATTAGAAGCTTGCGATCTTCATTTGCAAGTGATGGTATGAAAGAAGAGTCTGTTGCTCTAATCTGCTCAGCATCTTTGTTTGAGAGTATGACATCTGGTTTTGCTTCTGGTCTTGAAGTTATAGAAGAGACCTTTTATATGACACCTTCAG AGAACAACCATAGCTTAGAATTCGAAGAATTGTGGATGCACTACATCAAGCAGCTTCAGAAAAATCTTAATCAGTTGAGTCTCTCAAGGGTTTGGCCAAAAATATCGCAAGGAATACAAACATATCCGTACAACCCAAAATCATATGCAGCCATGTTAACTCTAGGTTGCCTTTACAGTGTTTCCAATAATCTACGTCTCACACTCGACAAATTTAATCAAAG GGATCCTTCCATAATTGGCTTGCTCTTTGCTTTGTCCTTTGAATTGTGCAAAGCTGGATCAGACAATAGAATACACAATCTGTTTGAGAGAGCTCTGACTGATGATAAGTTACAGAAATCCGTTCTGTTGTGGCGCTGTTATCTAGCTTATGAGGCAGAGATAGCTTGCAATGCTTCTGCAGCTCGGCGTGTGTTCTTCAGAGCTATACATGCCTGTCCATG GTCTAAACGATTATGGCTTGATGGATTTGAAAAACTGAGTTCAATTTTGACACTGAAAGAGTTGTCAGATCTCCAAGAAGTAATGCGTGACAAGGAATTGCACATTCGAACTGACATTTATGAGATACTCCTGCAAGATGAAACAGATACGTGA